A DNA window from Citrobacter tructae contains the following coding sequences:
- a CDS encoding HlyD family secretion protein, producing the protein MMTPEQKFARWVRVSIAAFLVVFAWFIVADIWIPLTPDSTVMRVVTPVSSRVSGYVSQVHVHNNSQVKKGDLLYELDPTPFFNKVEAAQIALEQARLSNQQLDAQISSARANLRTAQFNAHNDKTTLDRYQRLSAMQNVSQSDLDKVRTAWQTSEQSVAALNASIQNLLIQRGERDDKRNVTLQKYRNALEEAQLNLGWSKVYAETNGTVSNLQLSPGLYATAATPLLALVSNQTDIVADFREKSLRHTRVDTDAAVVFDAMPGKVFSARVTSSDAGILAGQEQVNGQLSQPEQSTRWVRDAQRMRIHVALNQPLDTPLPTGARATVQLYNSEGMFARTFAGAQIHLVSWLHYVY; encoded by the coding sequence ATGATGACCCCAGAACAAAAATTTGCCCGTTGGGTAAGGGTGAGTATTGCCGCTTTCCTGGTAGTATTTGCTTGGTTTATCGTTGCCGATATCTGGATCCCGCTGACGCCGGACTCCACGGTGATGCGCGTGGTAACGCCCGTTTCCTCACGCGTATCCGGATACGTCTCGCAGGTGCATGTACACAATAATAGCCAGGTGAAGAAGGGCGATTTGCTGTACGAACTGGATCCGACGCCGTTTTTCAATAAGGTCGAGGCCGCGCAAATCGCCCTTGAGCAGGCGAGGCTGAGCAACCAACAGCTGGATGCGCAGATCTCCTCTGCGCGCGCCAACCTGCGCACCGCGCAATTCAACGCCCATAACGATAAGACCACCCTTGATCGCTATCAGCGCCTGAGTGCCATGCAGAACGTGTCGCAATCCGATCTCGACAAGGTGCGTACCGCCTGGCAGACCAGCGAGCAGTCGGTGGCGGCGCTCAATGCCAGTATTCAGAACCTGCTGATTCAGCGCGGTGAGCGCGATGACAAGCGTAACGTGACGCTGCAAAAATACCGTAACGCGCTGGAAGAGGCGCAACTGAACCTCGGCTGGAGCAAAGTGTATGCAGAGACCAACGGCACGGTGAGCAACCTTCAGCTTAGCCCCGGACTTTACGCGACCGCCGCCACGCCGCTGCTGGCGCTGGTCAGCAATCAGACCGATATCGTGGCTGATTTTCGCGAGAAAAGCCTGCGCCACACTCGCGTGGATACCGATGCCGCCGTGGTTTTCGACGCTATGCCGGGCAAGGTTTTCTCTGCCCGTGTCACCAGCAGTGATGCCGGTATTCTGGCGGGCCAGGAACAGGTCAACGGCCAGCTGTCGCAACCGGAACAGTCCACCCGTTGGGTGCGCGATGCCCAGCGTATGCGCATTCACGTAGCGCTGAACCAACCGCTCGACACGCCGTTACCGACCGGGGCACGCGCCACGGTACAGCTGTATAACAGCGAGGGGATGTTCGCCCGCACCTTTGCGGGGGCGCAGATCCACCTCGTTAGCTGGCTTCATTATGTCTATTAA
- a CDS encoding MarR family winged helix-turn-helix transcriptional regulator yields MTEDELFARRPMGMRMAMVVRQWRAIIDAAITDTGLTQSSWTVLMQLYQLGDNVSVSELAQMQGIELPPLMRTLSQLEKQGYLLRSTSPYDKRIRLLTLTEQGRLRLEELNRVIETYQHRVTCTIPEAELASFSATLNQLACNLRTIREEDNQH; encoded by the coding sequence ATGACTGAAGATGAATTGTTTGCCCGCCGACCGATGGGGATGCGCATGGCAATGGTGGTGCGCCAGTGGCGGGCTATTATTGATGCTGCCATCACTGATACTGGCCTGACGCAGTCAAGCTGGACGGTACTGATGCAGTTGTATCAACTGGGAGACAACGTTTCGGTCAGTGAACTGGCACAAATGCAGGGCATTGAACTGCCGCCGCTGATGCGCACCCTCTCGCAGCTGGAAAAGCAGGGGTATCTGCTGCGTTCCACATCGCCTTATGACAAACGCATCCGCCTGCTAACGCTGACCGAGCAAGGCCGCTTAAGGCTTGAAGAACTTAACCGGGTGATTGAGACATACCAACATCGCGTCACCTGCACCATTCCTGAAGCGGAGCTTGCCTCTTTCAGCGCGACCTTAAATCAACTCGCCTGCAATTTGCGGACAATCCGCGAAGAAGACAATCAACACTAA